A genomic segment from Candidatus Lernaella stagnicola encodes:
- a CDS encoding cob(I)yrinic acid a,c-diamide adenosyltransferase — translation MGSQIYTRKGDKGQTSLVDNRRVSKDSLRVQAYGTIDEANSWVGVARACTQDSTLGPALTYLQNRFFNCSSNLATPPDSDITPPGIAPEDVAFLEEAIDHFEKTTGPLSRFILPGGSQCAAFLHVARTVCRRAERLIVTLAAAEDVDPLVQKFINRSSDFLFAAARFANASLDRDDAFWDADLPRPNLNNRND, via the coding sequence ATGGGATCGCAAATCTACACGCGCAAGGGTGACAAGGGGCAAACATCGCTCGTGGATAACCGCCGCGTTTCCAAGGATTCCCTGCGCGTCCAAGCCTACGGCACCATCGACGAGGCCAATTCGTGGGTGGGTGTGGCGCGGGCTTGTACCCAAGATTCGACCCTCGGCCCCGCGCTGACCTATCTGCAAAACCGCTTCTTCAATTGTTCGTCCAACCTGGCCACACCGCCCGACTCAGACATTACGCCTCCCGGAATTGCGCCGGAAGACGTCGCTTTCTTGGAAGAGGCCATCGACCATTTCGAAAAGACGACCGGCCCGCTGTCGCGCTTTATTCTGCCCGGCGGCTCACAATGCGCGGCGTTTCTGCACGTGGCCCGCACCGTCTGCCGCCGCGCCGAGCGGCTGATTGTCACCCTCGCCGCCGCTGAAGATGTGGACCCCCTGGTGCAGAAATTCATTAATCGTTCCAGCGACTTTCTTTTTGCCGCCGCGCGTTTCGCCAACGCAAGTCTGGATCGCGACGACGCCTTTTGGGACGCCGACCTGCCACGGCCGAATCTCAATAATAGAAACGATTGA
- a CDS encoding DMT family transporter, translated as MKRSTLLMLVLMNVLWAGTYAGTKDLMQHAPYFLVTSTRYLVAVVPLLLITYARGGLGITLGDFGRCVVIGVSTFTLCPLLMYTGVSMGRSSDAAILTSAEPLLVSLGAYLYLREKVGRRTAVALLIAFGGAITLSEFWRTGGAINPLSVFLIAGGVFFEAIFSVLGKELLYRNPPLKIVTYALLSGSLVNGIALSFLGFWPKLGALTSVDWFVLVVYLSLICTVGGYTWWYIALREDTTSKVAITIFIQPVVGILVSWAWVGERPTWSQGGDPLGRRARVDPAASRAG; from the coding sequence GTGAAGCGCTCCACCCTCCTCATGCTCGTGCTGATGAACGTCCTGTGGGCCGGGACCTACGCGGGCACCAAAGACTTGATGCAGCACGCGCCGTACTTCCTGGTCACCTCGACGCGTTACCTGGTCGCCGTCGTGCCGTTGCTGCTGATCACGTACGCCCGCGGCGGGCTAGGCATCACCCTGGGCGATTTCGGGCGGTGCGTCGTCATCGGCGTTTCGACTTTCACCCTCTGCCCCCTGTTAATGTACACCGGCGTCAGCATGGGCCGGTCGTCGGACGCGGCGATTCTCACCTCGGCGGAGCCCCTGCTCGTTTCGCTTGGCGCTTATTTGTACTTGCGTGAAAAGGTCGGCCGGCGCACCGCGGTCGCGTTGCTGATCGCTTTCGGCGGCGCGATCACGCTCTCGGAATTTTGGCGCACCGGCGGTGCGATCAATCCGTTGTCGGTTTTTCTCATCGCCGGCGGCGTTTTCTTCGAGGCGATCTTCTCCGTTCTCGGTAAAGAGCTGTTGTATCGAAATCCGCCGCTGAAGATCGTTACTTACGCCTTGCTGAGCGGCTCGCTCGTAAATGGCATCGCCCTATCTTTTCTCGGCTTTTGGCCGAAGCTCGGCGCACTCACGTCAGTCGATTGGTTTGTTCTTGTCGTGTATCTGTCACTCATTTGCACGGTCGGCGGCTACACCTGGTGGTACATCGCGCTGCGGGAAGACACGACCTCGAAGGTCGCCATCACCATCTTCATCCAACCTGTGGTGGGGATCCTCGTTTCCTGGGCCTGGGTCGGCGAAAGACCGACATGGAGCCAGGGCGGTGATCCTCTTGGCCGTCGGGCTCGCGTTGACCCAGCCGCGTCCCGCGCCGGATAA
- a CDS encoding rubredoxin: MPEKYVCVNCGYVYDPAKGDPARGFPPGTAFENLPDNWTCPICYAAKSSFDKL, translated from the coding sequence ATGCCTGAAAAATATGTCTGCGTGAATTGCGGCTATGTCTACGACCCGGCAAAAGGCGACCCCGCGCGCGGCTTCCCGCCCGGCACCGCGTTCGAGAACCTGCCGGATAACTGGACGTGTCCGATTTGCTACGCGGCCAAAAGTTCTTTCGATAAACTCTAA
- a CDS encoding dienelactone hydrolase family protein yields MVKRLAIGLAVVGAVAGLWIGLLVQSQQNRASAPRPSPIVHRFEVDRVWTCEKADTENGKFYKRCRCDEDYFRRLFSKIPPGGVDSTPHAIGGETVLIQSKQAAPLVDRPSVDQMKAEVTRRLAIETVFGAGVEKDMTVIETRRWRQNGSEAREILLVDDLVGEIKIILLVPNGLTPIGGFPAVIGLHGHPGCAEDFLHNFNGDKLARQGFVVLMPSFRVMCADGNESRLAKSALQHGTSLLAIRVYETIRALTYLKTLDYVNPTRISLIGHSGGGSIANVMRWLDVGLAAVCLDDWPAKYFQVGQVLSVVPGDAMPALPDISRFLISDVEKFSPIPTKVFPYGFPEGVEPIVSFLRSGRRGR; encoded by the coding sequence GTGGTGAAACGCCTCGCGATTGGGCTGGCCGTGGTCGGCGCCGTCGCCGGCTTATGGATCGGGCTTTTGGTGCAGTCACAACAGAACCGCGCCTCGGCGCCGCGTCCATCTCCCATCGTGCATCGCTTCGAGGTCGATCGGGTTTGGACATGTGAAAAGGCGGACACCGAGAACGGAAAATTCTACAAGCGTTGCCGGTGCGACGAAGATTACTTCCGGCGCCTGTTTTCGAAGATACCCCCGGGCGGAGTCGATAGCACGCCTCACGCAATTGGCGGCGAGACGGTGTTGATTCAATCTAAGCAAGCAGCCCCGTTGGTGGACCGGCCATCGGTCGATCAGATGAAAGCCGAAGTGACACGCCGGCTCGCAATCGAAACGGTATTCGGCGCGGGTGTTGAAAAAGACATGACCGTCATTGAAACCAGGCGTTGGCGGCAGAACGGGAGTGAAGCCCGAGAGATTCTTCTCGTCGACGATCTTGTCGGCGAAATAAAAATCATCCTCCTGGTTCCCAACGGGCTAACGCCAATCGGTGGATTTCCGGCCGTCATCGGCCTCCATGGCCACCCGGGTTGCGCCGAGGATTTTCTTCATAATTTCAACGGTGACAAGCTCGCAAGGCAAGGGTTCGTCGTTTTGATGCCGTCTTTCCGTGTCATGTGCGCCGACGGCAACGAATCACGTCTTGCAAAAAGCGCACTTCAGCACGGCACCTCGCTGTTGGCGATTCGCGTTTATGAGACGATCCGAGCGCTGACATATTTGAAGACGCTCGATTACGTGAACCCGACCCGGATTTCCCTGATCGGGCATTCCGGCGGCGGGAGCATCGCCAATGTCATGCGGTGGTTAGACGTTGGCCTTGCGGCTGTGTGTCTTGATGATTGGCCCGCAAAATACTTCCAAGTTGGTCAAGTTCTTTCCGTTGTCCCAGGTGACGCGATGCCGGCACTTCCAGACATTTCACGTTTTCTCATAAGCGATGTTGAAAAATTTTCCCCCATCCCGACCAAAGTGTTTCCATACGGATTTCCGGAAGGCGTGGAACCTATTGTCAGTTTTTTGCGTTCTGGCCGGCGGGGTAGATGA
- a CDS encoding YCF48-related protein: MKKYAFLIFLMIALTAATTAQAEYGEWEKLHSLGGPPGLSNAVFLSLGIGDIDNLYTAGLQQVGGFDMDSGWKSVDGGSNWDPIIQTSVGGGNECSILELFSFTLANDAASPDRAAYAGFGVDDECIENTPAPECLFKCIFQMKPYILYTEDGGQTFNEAELNGPAMFNMIMMMDFVDESVGYAAGMPHLLVRTQDGGATWNKISAPGNLLTFFNAVKFLDQDTGFLASGLPEDEKDALSIEDPQQRVEYLLHMARLAKDPVYRMEYREQNASASKGTAGMAWRTDDGGATWTLMLSQPNYSFLNIEMIDSDNGFIIGEPHSGATPLALWRTTDGENWEDVSDTLPQDMGNVQKWAAAALSFQPEIGDVGFVGGAGQSFISFLPVLLYTDDGGDTWNYDETIEELGNPIFQLKWANPKIAYSVGIDLSVFRYTQTNVRPFANAGEDQEGAVGDTMTLDGSASMDYDDDPLTYVWTLFDGPNVDIADTAVDLTSFVPIEAGEYTFELTVSDGQEDDGDTVSYKIAANTDDDDADDDTDGDDDDTDSGDDDAGDINPPADDDDDNDDEGGCGC, from the coding sequence ATGAAAAAATATGCGTTCTTGATTTTCTTGATGATTGCCCTCACCGCCGCCACGACGGCGCAGGCCGAATACGGCGAGTGGGAGAAGCTGCACTCGCTTGGAGGGCCTCCAGGATTATCCAATGCCGTGTTCTTGAGCTTGGGAATCGGCGACATCGACAACCTGTACACCGCAGGCTTGCAGCAAGTCGGCGGCTTCGATATGGACAGCGGCTGGAAGAGCGTCGACGGGGGCTCGAATTGGGATCCGATCATTCAGACCTCGGTCGGCGGCGGCAACGAATGCTCCATACTTGAATTGTTTTCCTTCACGCTCGCCAACGACGCCGCTTCGCCTGACCGCGCCGCGTACGCCGGTTTCGGCGTCGATGATGAGTGCATCGAAAATACGCCCGCACCCGAGTGCTTGTTCAAGTGCATCTTTCAAATGAAGCCGTATATTCTTTACACCGAAGACGGCGGCCAGACCTTTAACGAAGCCGAACTCAACGGCCCGGCCATGTTCAACATGATCATGATGATGGACTTCGTGGATGAATCCGTCGGATACGCAGCCGGTATGCCGCATTTGTTGGTACGCACGCAGGACGGCGGCGCCACGTGGAATAAAATCAGCGCCCCCGGCAACCTGCTGACCTTCTTCAACGCGGTAAAATTCCTCGATCAAGACACCGGCTTTCTAGCTTCGGGATTGCCCGAGGACGAAAAGGACGCCCTATCGATCGAAGACCCGCAGCAACGGGTCGAATATTTGCTGCACATGGCCCGGCTGGCCAAGGACCCGGTGTATCGCATGGAATATCGGGAGCAAAACGCTTCCGCAAGCAAAGGCACGGCGGGCATGGCATGGCGAACCGACGACGGCGGCGCCACCTGGACCCTGATGCTGAGTCAACCGAACTACAGCTTCCTGAACATCGAGATGATCGATAGCGACAACGGCTTCATCATCGGCGAGCCGCACTCGGGCGCGACGCCCCTGGCGCTCTGGCGCACCACCGACGGCGAAAACTGGGAAGACGTCTCCGATACGCTGCCCCAAGACATGGGCAACGTGCAGAAGTGGGCGGCTGCGGCCTTGTCGTTCCAGCCCGAAATCGGCGATGTGGGCTTCGTCGGCGGCGCCGGCCAAAGCTTCATCAGCTTCTTGCCCGTGCTCCTTTATACCGACGACGGCGGGGATACCTGGAATTACGATGAAACCATCGAGGAACTCGGCAACCCGATCTTCCAGCTTAAATGGGCCAACCCGAAAATCGCCTATTCGGTTGGCATCGACCTTTCGGTATTCCGGTACACACAAACGAACGTGCGGCCCTTCGCCAACGCGGGCGAGGACCAGGAAGGCGCCGTCGGCGACACGATGACGCTGGACGGCTCCGCGTCGATGGACTACGACGATGATCCGCTGACGTACGTGTGGACGCTGTTTGACGGCCCCAACGTCGATATCGCCGACACCGCGGTGGACCTCACGTCCTTCGTGCCGATCGAAGCGGGTGAATACACCTTCGAACTCACGGTAAGCGATGGCCAGGAAGATGACGGCGACACCGTTTCGTACAAAATAGCCGCTAATACTGACGACGATGACGCTGATGACGACACCGACGGTGACGACGACGACACCGATAGTGGCGACGATGACGCCGGTGACATTAATCCGCCGGCCGACGATGATGATGATAACGACGATGAGGGCGGGTGCGGCTGCTAG
- a CDS encoding bifunctional homocysteine S-methyltransferase/methylenetetrahydrofolate reductase: protein MAEKTLRELLAERVVVFDGAMGTELYKRHQFVNVCYDQLNLTKPEMIREVHEANKRAGADVLTTNSFGANRRKLTPFLLADQTFAINKAAAEIAREVAGDDCLVAGSVGPLGVAVGLGGLEPEKAIEMFAESIGGLKAGGVDFLIIETFSRRETLLAAIRAAAQHDMPYIPSITVGEQGITRYGETIDMIYAPFPEDLPEPIMLGFNCGVGPAEWLEFLEQFIPRSPYPVLVQPNAGFPKTVDDRLIYMTSPEYFMTYALHFVQVGARAVGGCCGTAPEHIRELASSVKTMHKKHVEIVEKPEADVELVDACATEEKSRFAWKIAHGQWVTTVEIVPPLGYDLTRTIERARTCHIQGVDAINIPDGPRASSRVSPLIAAMQIQQNVGIEVILHLTCRDRNVIGMQSDLLGCAAAGINNILIITGDPPKLGDYPFATAVFDLDSIGYTKIAARLNRGVDIGGHPVRPPTCFIIGVGTDPTHLDQEREVDRFHQKIEAGAEYCITQPVFDPEVLLRFVERVGDSRIPILAGIWPLASLRNAEFMNNEVPGVHVPEAVMKRMAGAATKEEARAVGITIARELRDAMRDHVAGIQVSAPFGNVNTALAVIQD from the coding sequence ATGGCAGAGAAAACATTGCGGGAACTGTTGGCGGAGCGGGTCGTCGTCTTTGACGGCGCAATGGGCACGGAACTGTACAAGCGGCACCAGTTCGTCAACGTTTGTTACGATCAGCTCAACCTGACGAAGCCGGAAATGATCCGCGAAGTACACGAAGCCAACAAGCGCGCGGGCGCCGACGTGCTTACGACCAACAGCTTCGGGGCCAATCGCCGCAAGCTGACGCCTTTTCTGCTTGCCGATCAAACCTTCGCCATCAACAAAGCGGCGGCGGAAATCGCGCGTGAAGTGGCCGGCGACGACTGCCTGGTCGCCGGCAGCGTCGGTCCCTTGGGCGTCGCGGTCGGCCTCGGCGGGTTGGAGCCCGAAAAAGCCATCGAGATGTTCGCCGAATCGATCGGCGGTTTGAAAGCGGGCGGCGTCGACTTCTTGATCATCGAAACCTTCAGCCGGCGCGAAACGCTGCTGGCCGCCATTCGCGCCGCCGCGCAACACGACATGCCCTACATTCCGAGCATCACCGTCGGCGAGCAGGGCATCACACGCTACGGCGAAACAATCGACATGATCTACGCGCCCTTCCCAGAGGATTTGCCGGAACCGATCATGCTGGGCTTCAACTGCGGCGTGGGCCCCGCCGAATGGCTGGAGTTTCTGGAGCAATTCATCCCCCGGTCGCCTTACCCGGTGCTCGTGCAACCCAACGCCGGGTTCCCAAAGACCGTCGACGACCGCCTGATCTACATGACCAGCCCCGAGTACTTCATGACCTACGCGCTGCATTTCGTGCAGGTCGGCGCGCGCGCCGTCGGCGGCTGCTGCGGCACCGCTCCGGAACACATTCGAGAATTGGCGTCGAGCGTCAAGACGATGCACAAGAAGCACGTGGAGATTGTCGAGAAACCCGAGGCGGACGTGGAACTCGTCGACGCCTGCGCCACCGAGGAGAAATCGCGTTTCGCGTGGAAGATCGCCCATGGCCAGTGGGTAACCACCGTAGAGATCGTCCCCCCGCTGGGATACGACTTGACCCGCACCATCGAACGGGCAAGGACGTGCCACATCCAGGGCGTGGACGCCATCAACATTCCCGACGGGCCGCGCGCCTCCAGCCGCGTCAGCCCGCTGATCGCCGCGATGCAGATTCAACAGAACGTCGGCATCGAGGTGATCCTGCACCTGACTTGCCGCGACCGCAACGTGATCGGCATGCAATCGGACCTGTTGGGCTGCGCCGCGGCGGGCATTAACAATATTTTGATCATCACTGGCGACCCGCCGAAGCTTGGCGACTACCCTTTCGCAACGGCGGTTTTCGACCTGGATTCGATCGGCTACACGAAGATCGCCGCGCGGCTTAATCGCGGCGTGGATATCGGCGGCCACCCGGTGCGGCCGCCTACGTGCTTCATCATCGGCGTGGGCACGGATCCGACCCATTTGGATCAAGAACGCGAGGTCGATCGTTTTCACCAGAAGATTGAAGCGGGGGCCGAGTATTGCATCACCCAACCGGTTTTCGACCCGGAAGTTCTGCTGCGTTTCGTGGAACGCGTCGGCGATTCGCGCATCCCGATCCTCGCCGGGATCTGGCCGCTTGCCAGCCTTCGCAACGCCGAGTTCATGAACAATGAAGTGCCCGGCGTGCACGTGCCCGAAGCCGTTATGAAGCGTATGGCCGGCGCCGCTACCAAGGAAGAAGCCCGCGCCGTCGGCATCACGATCGCCCGTGAACTGCGCGATGCGATGCGCGATCATGTGGCGGGCATTCAGGTCAGTGCGCCTTTCGGCAACGTCAACACGGCGTTGGCGGTCATTCAGGATTAG
- the mnmA gene encoding tRNA 2-thiouridine(34) synthase MnmA → MSTKQRVAVAMSGGVDSSVATHLLLEEGYECVGVTLQLFDTGQCGAPEAISAARGVAEQLGIAHHVVDGRERFAEKVLRPAWQEYARGRTPNPCVICNEEIKFGLLSEFARSLGIPLIATGHYARLRPAKNGAVELWRGLSREKDQSYFLFALSEAQRAACLMLLGALTKQQVRDIARERGLMSAERSDSQDACFATNDRTFPEELRRFFDEPAQAGPVLDDEGNVVGQHTGLHQYTIGQRHGLGIALGERAWVREIDAVQRRVVLTTDANALMARGLETAGARWLATPEARDCQVQIRYRHKAVPARVTPLDDDRFRVEFAEPQRAVTPGQAAVLYDDERVLAGGWIDRAL, encoded by the coding sequence ATGTCGACTAAGCAGCGCGTGGCTGTGGCCATGAGCGGCGGTGTGGACAGCAGCGTGGCCACGCATCTGTTGCTTGAGGAAGGTTACGAGTGCGTCGGCGTCACGCTGCAACTGTTCGACACCGGCCAGTGCGGCGCACCGGAAGCGATTTCCGCAGCCCGCGGTGTAGCGGAGCAACTCGGCATCGCGCATCACGTCGTGGACGGTCGCGAACGCTTTGCAGAGAAGGTTCTGCGCCCGGCATGGCAGGAATACGCCCGCGGCCGCACGCCTAATCCGTGTGTTATCTGCAACGAAGAAATCAAATTCGGATTGCTCTCGGAATTCGCCCGCAGCTTGGGCATCCCCCTGATCGCCACCGGACATTACGCCCGCCTGCGACCGGCGAAAAACGGCGCGGTCGAATTGTGGCGCGGCCTCTCGCGCGAAAAAGATCAATCGTACTTCTTGTTCGCCCTGAGCGAAGCGCAGCGCGCCGCCTGTCTGATGCTGCTGGGCGCGTTGACCAAGCAACAAGTGCGGGACATTGCCCGCGAGCGCGGCTTGATGAGCGCCGAGCGATCCGACAGCCAGGACGCCTGCTTTGCCACCAATGATCGAACCTTCCCCGAAGAGTTGCGACGCTTTTTCGACGAACCGGCGCAAGCCGGACCGGTCCTCGATGACGAGGGCAACGTCGTGGGACAACACACGGGGCTGCACCAGTACACCATCGGCCAACGCCACGGGCTGGGAATCGCTCTTGGCGAGCGAGCTTGGGTCCGCGAAATCGATGCCGTGCAGCGCCGCGTCGTACTGACGACGGACGCCAACGCGTTGATGGCTCGGGGTTTGGAAACCGCGGGAGCGCGTTGGCTGGCGACGCCGGAAGCCCGGGATTGCCAGGTACAGATTCGCTATCGCCACAAGGCGGTACCGGCGCGGGTGACGCCGCTGGATGACGACCGGTTTCGCGTGGAGTTTGCTGAGCCCCAACGCGCCGTGACGCCCGGCCAGGCGGCGGTGCTCTACGACGACGAGCGAGTGTTGGCCGGCGGCTGGATCGACCGCGCGCTTTAA
- the larE gene encoding ATP-dependent sacrificial sulfur transferase LarE, with amino-acid sequence MKKEPDSVSTIERLKSHFATLDGVTVAFSGGVDSTVLLSVACEVLGDRVLAVICHAPSHTAREIDEALTLAAQLGVETQLIHVDPLNDPGMQANDRRRCYHCKKVLFSTIMEAAAAAGLPTVVEGTNADDRGDYRPGFQAVRELGVRSPFYELDIGKTEIRRMAKARNLPVWNKPAAACLISRLPYDTEITEARLRRIEAAEETLRAADIWPARARDHGDLLRVETDPELFTALLAPLRRTSLVAELKALGYAFVAFDLEGYRTGAMNETLRHPKEDADVD; translated from the coding sequence ATGAAAAAAGAACCCGATTCCGTATCGACAATCGAGCGACTCAAATCGCATTTCGCCACCCTGGACGGCGTGACCGTCGCCTTCTCCGGAGGCGTGGACAGCACGGTGCTGCTATCGGTGGCGTGCGAGGTTCTGGGCGACCGCGTGCTGGCGGTCATCTGCCACGCACCCAGCCACACCGCTCGGGAAATCGACGAAGCGCTGACGCTGGCCGCACAACTCGGCGTTGAGACCCAACTCATCCACGTGGATCCCCTGAACGATCCGGGCATGCAGGCCAACGACCGCCGGCGCTGCTATCACTGCAAGAAGGTTCTGTTCAGCACCATTATGGAAGCCGCTGCCGCCGCGGGATTGCCCACCGTCGTCGAGGGCACCAACGCCGACGACCGCGGCGACTACCGGCCCGGCTTCCAGGCGGTGCGGGAACTGGGTGTGCGCTCGCCCTTCTACGAACTCGATATCGGTAAAACCGAAATCCGCCGGATGGCGAAGGCTCGCAACCTGCCGGTGTGGAACAAGCCCGCCGCCGCGTGCTTGATCTCCCGCCTGCCCTACGACACCGAAATCACCGAGGCGCGCCTGCGGCGAATCGAGGCGGCCGAAGAGACACTGCGCGCCGCCGATATCTGGCCCGCGCGGGCTCGCGACCACGGCGACCTGTTGCGTGTGGAAACCGATCCCGAGCTATTTACCGCGTTGCTCGCCCCCTTGCGACGTACCTCGCTCGTCGCCGAATTGAAGGCCCTTGGATACGCCTTCGTGGCCTTCGACCTCGAGGGCTACCGCACCGGCGCCATGAATGAAACGCTGCGCCATCCCAAGGAGGATGCCGATGTCGACTAA